ATTCAGGCTGGCCTTTTTTATGCTTAACTCCTGCTGAACGACTGCATCCATTCAAAACCCGGCCCTGCTCCCGCGTGGCCCCTCTTACCGCCCACTTTTGTCGCCCGGTTCTTTTCAAGGAGTCTTTGTGGATTTAACCAGTCTGTCTCTGTATGTCGTTGCCGTGGCCGCTGTCACCGTCATGCCTGGGCCGACCATGCTGCTCGCCCTGAATAATGGCGCCCACGGCGGCAAACGCATTGCCGCCTGCGGAATTGCGGGTGCCGCGCTCTCGGATCTGATTCTGATCGCCGCGGTAGGCGGGGGGCTGGGCGCCCTGCTGCTGGCTTCCGAGCAGCTTTTCACGCTGGTGAAATGGATTGGCGCGGGCTATCTGCTTTATCTGGCCTATGGTCTTTGGCATGCCCCTGTGAGCGCCGTCCCGTCGCAACCCTCCACAGAGAAAGTCCGTACGGGTCGGGCCGCCTTCCTGCGTTCTTTACTGGTGGCTCTGTCCAACCCCAAAGCCTTGCTGTTTTTTTCGGCCTTTTTACCCCAGTTCATCCGGCCTGAAAGCCCGATCGCCATTCAATACATTACGCTGGCATTGGTCACCGCCCTGATTGATATTGCCTTAATGAGTGTCTACGCCCTGGGAGGACATCACGCCATGCGCCTGCTCTCGGGCCAGGCCATGCGCTGGCTGAACCGAGGCTGTGCAGGCATGCTGGCCGGGCTGGGGCTTGCCCTTAGCGTGTACCGCCGCAGCGAATCCGATTGAGTCCTGGTGGCCGGAAAACCTCTCGCCGATGTTCTGCTCCCACGGTTTGAATCGTATATCATCACGTAGATCATGACCGACACTACAGGGCCTCGTTGTGCCTCCGCTGCAGATCAGCGTCCGGGGCCACGCGGCCCCTGGTTGCCTGCCTTCCCAAAACCGACAAGGAGCCACGATGAAGCGTATCTATTTAGCGGGTCCTGATGTGTTTTTCAGCGACGCTGTCGAGCGTGCCAAACTGCACAAGCAACTGGTGCGAGACTTTGGTTTTCAGCCTCTGCACCCCGTTGATCAGGAAGAGATTGAGGCCTCTGCCATCTATCACCACAATATCCGCCTACTGGATCAGGCCGATGCAGTCGTGGCCAATATCACGGCGTTCAGGGGCGCGGAGATCGACACGGGCACGGCTTTTGAAATCGGCTACGCGGTAGCTCAGGGCCTGCCGGTATTCACATACCGCTCCACAGCCGATACGGTACTGGATCTGGTGCGCGAGCACTACAGCCCAGTCGTTCTGGACCCTGCCAGCCAGACCTGGCGCGACCGCAACGGCGCCCTGATCGAGGACTTCGGTCTGCCTGCGAACCTGATGGTCGCGATCAGCACGGAATTTGTGCATGGCTCCTTGAGCGATGCCTTGCTTGCCGCACAGGATTACTTCAAAGCCATCAGCTGACTTTCTATAGAACAAACTACCGGTTTACCTTGTGAATCAATCACGCGCCGTCAAACAAGACGAACCCAACCCGCGGTTCCCTGCAGGCTCGTTTTTCGCAACTCCAAAACAGGGCCTCGCCCCACACCATGCCCGACAAGCGCCCACTCTCTTTTCTTGACCGCGTCCGCGCCATCCTTACTGATCTACCCGCCTCCGAGCGCCGTCTGGCCCAGTTCGCGCTGGATTTCCCCGGTGATCTGTCCAGTTATAACGCCTCGGAACTGGCCAGCCTGGCGCAAGTCTCCAACGCAACCGTCACGCGCCTCATTCGTCGCCTGGACTACGCCAACTACGAGGCGGCACGCAGGCAGATTCGCACGGAAAAAGCCGATGACACTCTTCTCTCGCCGAGCCCCCAACTGTCTGTGGGTGAGGCAAGCCTGCAATCCCATTTGCAAGATGGCTACAACAAGCTGAGCAACACGTATCGTCATCTGTCCCATTCCGTCCTGCAAGAGGCCAGCCAGGCCATCCGTGGCGCACGACAAATCTGGGTACTGGGCTTGCAGGCAAACTACTTTCTGGCAGGGCATTTCTACTGGCATCTGTCCAAGCTCATGCCCGGGGTGCGGCTGATCCCGGGCGCCGGTCAGACGGTCTGCGAATACCTGGCGGACATTCAGCACCAGGATGTCGTGATAATTTTCAACCTGCATCCCCGAGCTGAGGGCATGCCAGCGCTCATGCTTCGCCTGGAAACACGCTGCGCAAACATCGTGCTGATCACCGACCAGGACTACAAGGAACGCCCCAAAAGCCGCTGGCCCCTGCCCTGTCAGCCCGGTTCTGAACAGACGCCTGACAATGCGCTGGCGGCGGCAAGCCTATCTCATCTGCTGTTGTCCGAGATCGCGAACGTATGCAACGCCCTTGATCGGGATGAGTCGAAACAAGCACCATCACCGGCCGAGACAGTATTTGAATGACACGGGCAGGGGCACCCAAGAAGTCGCCCAACGCGCCGCCCTGCCCCCCCTCCTCTACGACCAAAGTCGCCTGTCGGGAAAAGCTGATTCGTTTTATACATGCTGTACACAGAGCGCCCTCAAGCGCCCACTCTCTGTACGTCCTGTAGGTAGAGAGCCTCGATGCCAAGAATCAT
This genomic interval from Alcaligenes ammonioxydans contains the following:
- a CDS encoding nucleoside 2-deoxyribosyltransferase encodes the protein MKRIYLAGPDVFFSDAVERAKLHKQLVRDFGFQPLHPVDQEEIEASAIYHHNIRLLDQADAVVANITAFRGAEIDTGTAFEIGYAVAQGLPVFTYRSTADTVLDLVREHYSPVVLDPASQTWRDRNGALIEDFGLPANLMVAISTEFVHGSLSDALLAAQDYFKAIS
- a CDS encoding MurR/RpiR family transcriptional regulator, coding for MPDKRPLSFLDRVRAILTDLPASERRLAQFALDFPGDLSSYNASELASLAQVSNATVTRLIRRLDYANYEAARRQIRTEKADDTLLSPSPQLSVGEASLQSHLQDGYNKLSNTYRHLSHSVLQEASQAIRGARQIWVLGLQANYFLAGHFYWHLSKLMPGVRLIPGAGQTVCEYLADIQHQDVVIIFNLHPRAEGMPALMLRLETRCANIVLITDQDYKERPKSRWPLPCQPGSEQTPDNALAAASLSHLLLSEIANVCNALDRDESKQAPSPAETVFE
- a CDS encoding LysE family translocator; amino-acid sequence: MDLTSLSLYVVAVAAVTVMPGPTMLLALNNGAHGGKRIAACGIAGAALSDLILIAAVGGGLGALLLASEQLFTLVKWIGAGYLLYLAYGLWHAPVSAVPSQPSTEKVRTGRAAFLRSLLVALSNPKALLFFSAFLPQFIRPESPIAIQYITLALVTALIDIALMSVYALGGHHAMRLLSGQAMRWLNRGCAGMLAGLGLALSVYRRSESD